The Rhinolophus sinicus isolate RSC01 linkage group LG15, ASM3656204v1, whole genome shotgun sequence region ACTGTCTCTTACATTGCTCCCTTTCCCCGCTGTTCTAGCAAAACGGGAACATGTCTgttcctctgcttaaaatcctccaGCGTCTGTCCTCACAAAACTAcccatgaatgttcacagcagtgggCTTCACAAGAGCCAGAGTggacacaacccaaatgtccatcactgtttgaacggataaacaaaatgcggtGTGTCATTATCCCGGACTAGTATTCAGCCACAACGAGGAGTGAAGTCCTGACACGTGCCATCACATACATGCCTGGACCCTGAAAACATGACGCTGAGCAAAGGAAGCCAGATGCACAAGGCCACGTACtctatgagtccatttatatcaagtgtccagaatagacaaatccatcgagacagaaagtagattagtggtttccaggggctgggaggagttggaagaaaatgggaagtgactggtttctttctggggtgatgaaaatgttccaaaacgGATTGCATAATTCTGCGAATAACACCAACCACCACTGAATGCTATGCTTGAAATGGGTGATTTGTATGACAAGTGAAttgtatctcagtaaagctatcctttaaaaaaaccccaaactccaAATCTCTAGGGCTCCCCACTTCCAGCTCCTTCCTATGGTCCAGTTTCATCTGGCCTCTGCACCGCCCTGTGCCAGTTCTTCCTTGGGTCCTGGTCTCCTTTCCTGTCCACACTCAGCTCTTTCTGGAACTGGCAGTGCTCCTGCCCAAGGCCTCCCTCCATGGAATCCATTCCTTCCGCTCTCTAGAGCGACCATCCTGTTCTGTGAAACTGTCTGGTCTTCCCTGACCTCAAGATAGGTGGGAGCCGCTGCTGAATGTCCCCCAAACTCCTACACTTCCCTACTCCCCTTAATCATGCCCATCCTCCCAGTGAGTCATTCTTTGGCTGCCTTCCCCTGCAGACGGCAAGGTTGGGGATGCTGGCACCATGGGCCTTCTTCGGGGAGCGTCTGGAACATTACTGTTCTTACGTCAGGTAATGAATAAGCACCCAGGACGTTTCAGGCGCTCTTCTAGTGGCGTGGGATGCCAACAGGAAGCAGTTCCTGCCCCAGGAGCGTACAGTCTGGTAGGGGAGATGGGCAGGACCCACGTACTCAGTAAGAACCCGTGGGGTAGCGCTGAGGGCTATTCAGAAAAACAGCGCAGGAACAGAAAGTGCTGAGGCAGGTGATTGCGAATCACGTTTCGGGAGGGCTTCTCCGAGTGAGGGCTCGTATTTGAGCAGAGGCCAGAATGAACAACATAACGATCTCAACAAACACCTGCCCAGTGACTGAACAAGGACACAAAGGTCAGAATAATAAGAGAGAATGGGCAGAACCGACGCTTCCGGGCAGCGAGGACCGTGGAGCGAGCTTGACCCCAAGAGCTTGCCCAGTCTGCTAGAGGACTGTTCGTCTCGTGTCTGTTTCCTTATATTTTAGATCATGATGAGCAATTCCACTTCCTCCCCTGAAACTTAACATTTTCAGCTGGGCCTCTcaggctccttccttcctcactgtTCCCCAGTGTGGCCTCCAGATAGTCAGGGTGGGGGAGAGCTGTAACCAAGAGCCCCAAGTCAGCGGAGCAGTGAGAGAAAGGACTCACTACGTCAAGTGTAGCAGGTAAGCTGACAGAGACCTCTGTGGCTCCCCTGCATCCAGCCAGCAGCAGGGGAAGAAAGTGGAGAGGCACGCGGGTCAGCCAAGCCCCATTCCAAGACTGGGCCACCCTGGAGCCCGGGAGGCTGGCAGAGTCCAGGTGGCTGGCCAGAGCAGAGAGAATGGGCTGGGTTCTCCCGCTGCTCCTTATCCCCTAAGTAGCACCACCTCTGCAGGCTTCCCAGGCTCCAGATTTGTTCTGCGCAACAGTGCACGTCAGGTCTTCCTAAAACCCCCCTTTCATGGCGCCACTCATCTACCAGGCCTATGGAACCCTCTGCGTCAGCAGGGAGTGGACATTGTTCAGCCTGGGCGCAAAGGCCCACAAACCCCACCGGACTCTCATCATTGCAGGGGGCTGCCGTGGCTCCCTTTTAGCCAGTTTCCGGATGCCATGTTCATTCCCACcacacccctccctccaccaACATGGTACTATCTGCCGCGTGGGCTGGGTTCTACATATCCTATTCAAAAGTCTCCCCAAGACCTGGTTTGAGTCCCATCTGCCCGCTTCCCCATCACTGTGTGGCATCATCTCGTCCATCCGCTTGCACATTGACACACTGACCACAGCTGGAGAACGTGCCAGTACCATGTGCAGAAGCCTGGAGTGGGGTACTTGCCAGTTTCAGGGTGACTAAGCAATGATGCCGGCATGAGAGAGCAGAAAGGGGCAGCTGAAGTCTAGGGGAGGATGTAATTGCTGCCCCCGCCCCAAGTCTCTAGTAGAAGAGGGAGAGGGGCCTCCAGTCAGTACACCTCGTACCCCAGGAACACAGTTCACCATAGATGCCACTCCCAGCTGTGATCAACCCGCTTAAAAGGGGGTAAATAGAAAGGGGGGTGCTCCCTGCCCTCTGATTCCCTAGCACAGGACAGGATGAGGGGAGGAGCGAGAGCAGGGCCGGTACTTCACGCTTCAGACGTGAGGGCACTTCCATAAGCTCATAGCACTCATGACGGACGCACCAGTGATTCTGGAGGCAGGCAGGTGCCCTGTTAAAGTGACTATTCAGACTCAGGACAGCGGCAATGACTGCTTTCTAAACCCTGATTCTGACAAGGGGACAGAATACAGGCAGACCTCGTTTTATTGCATTTGGTTTTTGTGCTTCACAGATGCTGCATTTTTATAAAttggaaggcaagaccctccccCAGCAAAAAGATTACCACTCGCTTTCCTGTGTGGCCAGGAGccgaacccacaatatctccgaggtgtgcctgtattaaaaaataagactgcCCTTGGAGACCCGAGAGCAGTGTTGCTTACTGGACGGACCAGGACCCAGTCCTGAGAAGACTCTCAGTATTATCCTCTTCAACGGGACACAGTACACCTTTCAAACTAAGTCCATGAGTTTTAAAAGCCGAGTTTGGACCGCGTGAGTGAGTACCAGCGGGTTCACCAACACTACAACCTGCTATAAGTGTCAGTGCTGTTGGCACACACAATGGCACTTCCTTTCCTAACAGTGACACTGACCTAAGATATACCTAGTGCTAATTTAGGATGCTGAGGCCAGCCAGCCCGCTAGTGAGAACCTCGCTCGTTTGCCTCAGGACTCTGGCTGGAGTGAGGGGCCTGTAACCCCCAGGCCCACGTTTAAGAAGCCCCCAAATGAACACACACCCACAtgtgtgtaccacctcttcttgtTCGTCAGTGTAAATAGGGCCCACATCTGTGGAATTTGCACTGCATGTACATCGTGTCTTAGGAGTTAGAAGTATTTCCAAGGTGCCCAAACACAAGTCCCCTTTCATTTTTCCTACGCATCCAGGCACGCCGGTGAAGCAAGATGCTCTGACTTGAAGGTCACTTACCTTAAGTAGATCAACGGGACAAGTCCAAGAAAAATGGATCCCTCGTGCCCGTCGCCTCTTCCCGGCATCCCCTCAGCAATCGTGCCCTGCAGAGGTAACCCTGGAACACTTCATAGGAGCCGTCCCCACCGTCCCCTTTACAATCATGTTTGAAAATGAGCCTGGTACAAACTCCCAGGACGCAAAGTGTGAGCCAGGAGGGTGCACCCAAGCTCCAGGGGCCACAAGGCCTCTGCAGAGAGGTAAGCCGAGGCCTCGTGGCCAGTCACCCACCATAGCTTTCAGTCACCAAATGCAGCCGAGCTTTTCCACGGCTGTCTTCCCAAAGGTGTTGCCAACCAGAGGCCTTCCCAGGAATTACACATCCATGGTCGGAGGGGATACAATCACCAAACCTGTAACAAGACTGCATAAAAGCAGCAATTGTCCCATGCATCATTCTGACGCCTTGAGTTAAACAGCACAAAAAGCCTCAATGAGGCTGACAGTCACTGCCTTCAGTTTTCACTTAAATGACCCCATTTTGGAAACTTCTGCTCATCTTTAGAGTAGCTAGCCAAGATGGACTGTGCGACCAGCAACCCACCCCCACGCAGGACAGTGCTGGGAGTTCCTTCTCATACATGGTCAGACAAAGGAGAACTGAAAACTCCTCTGCCCAAGCTAAGTAGCCACAACTGAGGTCATATGCTGGGCTCTATTTAGGAATTAGATCAAGTGGAAATTCCTTGGGTTCCGTTTCTTTTCTGTTCACTGTCTAATCTTATTTGGTTTTGTGTAGCTGGTGCTGTGTGTGGTTAAACAGGCTTAGTCTCACGCTGAAAGCAGCCTCCTGAGCAGACAAGTATGTTTTAGCTACTTGGCACGTCAGAGAAAGGGGATGAGGGGACAAGAACCAAGCCAGCCAGCCATGCGTTGTCCTCAGAGCTCTGGGTCTAGACCCGAGTTTCCAAAGTGTGGTCTATGGTTTCCACTGGAAATACCAAGCACGCCTGTTGCACCCCCAACCACAATCTtggagggtggggcctgggaatctgcactGTGGACAGGCCCCCTGGATTCAGATTAACAACCAAGTGAGGGCATCACTTCTCCAAgggcccagtgagacccatgtaCCCCCCAAGCAGCTGGGTGAGTCGGAAATAAGGAGACAAGCGTCCTGACTCCCTGACCTAACACCTGACCTAGTTTTTagttgttttaactttttatttatttgtgtttttccaggaccaattagctccaagtcaagcagttatttcaatctacttgtggagggcgcagctcacagtggcccatgcgggggaTCGatctggcaaccctggtgttacaagcattgtgctctaaccaactgagctaactggctgccctaGGTTTTTAAGTAAGACGAGggtggggaaaaagagaaaagatacagagTGAAGAAGTCACTGTATGTTTATTATTCACAGTTAATCACTACCTACCAAATGCTATTCGCAGTTAAAGGATTAAGTACATAGGTCTTtttaaacactgatttttttttttaaatatatacacacaaaacttAGTTCAGCAAGGCTTCATGATATACAccaattccaaaataaaacaaccaGAGGGTCCGGGTGTAGGATGCCAGGTTCCTTGTATCAGCAAGAAAAGGAGAAGCTAccagagagggagcaggagaggcTGATGCTCCACCCAGAAGAGCAGCCACTCCTGGGCCTCCGCGTGCTCCGGGCCAAGCCCGGCTCCAGAACCAGTGTCCAGGGCCGACTCCGACGACCACTCCAGAGCCCAAGGCCGTCACCCATTCTGCGGCCCCGTGTGTGTTGTGGCGAGTTCACAGGCACATCATTCCGAGGGACAAGAAGCTGACAGCAGACGGACAGAGAGCTCTCAGTGGACTTGGCCTTCCTATAATTCCAATCTTCCTTCCCAGCTTGCCCTGCTTCACAGAGACATTTCCTTTTTGGGGGTGGAGTGGAGCAACTATAAACACAGCCTGCTGTGAATGGAGACAAGAAAACCACCCAGCTGCTTCTTGAATGCTGCCCCAAGGCTCACCTGGGCAGGTCAGGTGGGAACACAAAAGGTGAAAGGCATGAACAGATACCCCTGGTTTTCAgagcaagaaaaatgaagactcACTTTCTACCCCAGTGCAGGAATACAGTATATCCTGATACAGTTAAGAGAGTGACAGTTTAAATTCCTTTCCTGTGTTTGAAATTTGCTGGTCCCAGGGGTTTGCATCTGGGGCAGTCTCTAGAGTTAAGGAGGGGGGCAGACAACACTTGAGACGACAAAGTCAAGGCTGCTGACCCCCCTGTTCAGATCCAGTGCGAGGTGGGAAGAGCTGTCACCTCTCCTTCCCCGGCAGCTGGCCATACTGTATCCGAGGCCACGACTCCAGATACCGCAGCTTCTGCTCTTAAATTCTGAGGGCTCACGAATATTAAAGCTGAACCTTAACAACTTCTGGCTTAGAACAGGCAGAATCCCCACACCCCCCTACTTCTACTTGTCTCCTCTTCTCTACcctgttctcccctccccccgaAGGAAAATATTTACACAGAGTAGGAGACAAACCGGCTGAAAAGCTCTGGACTgtctttaacttattttaaaacaaaacaaatagaaaacaccaCTCATAAGCAACCCTTGAAATAAGGAAAAAGGCACTATGAAAAAACAACATGCTCAGTAATACCATTCGGGAGGGAAAACAATGTGGAAAAGAGAGACACAGGTTTTCAGTCTTTCTCAGGAAGTCATGAGGGGCAACGCTCCATCCTTTCACCCCCACTCTGTTTCCAACTTTGACCAAGTATCCCGGGGCTTGGGGGCTGGAAGGCATATTCTGACTCGCCCGCCCCTCCTCTGGCAGAAGCTAGACAAGGGCTTCCTGTCCCCgggttgtgtgtgtatatgaagaACCCAGCAATAGCTGTTCAGTCATTCTGACTAAAACAGACGTTTTGCATAGAGAAAATACCAGCCcacttggtttcttttcttttattattggcATCAGCTAGGACTATATCTGGCATTAAACGTCATGCACTGATGGAcaggagagagatggaaaaaaaggacaaaggaagagaaataggAGCAGTGGtgaaaatttgtaataaaaactctttttcttaatttataggTGTTTTGGCATTGTTATATCCaactccccttcccaccccccgAAGTTCCAAAGTGAAAGGATCACGAGGTGACCCAGCCAGGTGTTCTGAGCTCCCTCACAGGCTGCTGTGAGACGTAGCTCGTGGGTTGAATTCTTTTGTacgtgttttaaaattttcattttctttaaataatctcCTCTTGGTTCCTAGACGTTCCGGTTCACGGGGGTGACGTAATTGCGGGGGAACATGCCAGTCTGCCCGTGGCAAGCCCCTTTCCACCAGTTGGGGTCTGAGTTATCCATGACGTGGATAAAGTCTCCCCGACGGAACCCCAGCTCTCCGTCTTCCTGGGGATCAAAGTCAAAGAGGGCTTGGACGTACGTCGGTTGCTGCAGAGAAGGGGCAGGAAAAACACACATTGCATTCTGACTGTGGCCGGCGCTTGGGAGTGCGACCGGTCACAGCGGGTAACAGATGTGTGCCAACTTTGCCACACTTCCAGAAGTAATCCCCGCCAGTTCTCCCCACCCCTATATTCTTACACGTTCTAGGCTTACTCTACGTGGGGGTGGTGCAATCTTTCACAGTGCGCAAAAGTTATCAGGGTGGATCTCACGGAGGGGGCCCGCTGGGCCGGGTTATTATGCAGAGAGCAGCAAATGCTGCTTTAAGGAGAAAGGACTTTGGAAACAGACACCAGGTTTTGTTTAGACTCCCAGGACTTGACAATGCTTCTGTTCCTACCACTTTATCACTTCAAAAATCCTTAAGGTTTTCTAGAGTCAAAGGCTAAGAGCATGGACAACATAAGCGGGTGCTCACCAGGAGCGGCTCAGGATTTCAGGGGCAGGAATACAGGAGCGAGTGGAGACCTCACTCCCTCACAAGTACGATTTTCCTCACAATTTGCTTCCCGGGAAAGAATATTTGAGTGTTAGAGACCTTCCTTCGTAGAGATACAGGTGGTAAACAACCTCCTTGGAGAAGCAGcctgtggaaaaggcaaaactattcCATTTCAGACTTCAAATCTGCACCATGAATGAAGGGTGACACTGAATCATGAGCGTACAAGCCCCAGGAGAAGCCCTTTGACGAGGCACCTGCTTGCCCGAGGAGCTATTGTTTATTGCGAAGAACGGCCCGTCTCTCGTAGGAGGCTTACCTGTGGCACCTGCTCTATGTCCCGGAGGAAGATCTGCTGGTTTCTGGAGACGGACGTAGACCTGTGATAATCCACGAGCTCATTCAGGGAATTGAACTTCACCACCCACAGGAAGTACTTCCCGGCGCCGTCTCGGAGCACCTTGAAGTGCTGCACATCGTTTCCAAACCTGGGGTGCGGTGGGGGGCACAGAAGGCGTGCATAGGTCAGAGGGTGCCATCCTGGCGGCCGGGCCACCTGCCCATCGAGGAGGCGTCTGGAGAGAACGTGTGTTCTGGCAACATGTCTCCCAGCCAGAGGGGCCCGGGACCAGCACAGCACAAGCCCCTGGCTGCAGACGGAGGACGGTCACCGAGCACCCGACGCCCCTCCACTAGCACTGCTGACCACCAGTGACAACGGAGGAATCCTCGCCAGACAGAAAACCCTGTCCATCAGTCGAATTCTGaagacatttgtaaaataaaaagagaaaagtccaAACCCATGGCGTGCCCCACATGGTACCAATGAAACAGGGCCTGAATTAACttttcaagcaaaagaaaaaaaaga contains the following coding sequences:
- the GRB2 gene encoding growth factor receptor-bound protein 2; the encoded protein is MEAIAKYDFKATADDELSFKRGDILKVLNEECDQNWYKAELNGKDGFIPKNYIEMKPHPWFFGKIPRAKAEEMLSKQRHDGAFLIRESESAPGDFSLSVKFGNDVQHFKVLRDGAGKYFLWVVKFNSLNELVDYHRSTSVSRNQQIFLRDIEQVPQQPTYVQALFDFDPQEDGELGFRRGDFIHVMDNSDPNWWKGACHGQTGMFPRNYVTPVNRNV